Proteins encoded together in one Psychrobacter sp. 28M-43 window:
- a CDS encoding 4'-phosphopantetheinyl transferase family protein: MPTSNLTQIQYTQLDTTTWCVTAQVSESISHLVTGSLWKKSLWLSSCNTSYKDIIKLNSLNWYYQVATAPKHSVPALARKQRQQQRQGVRQLLQELLKKLEIDDTLDESSFPYRLVNSQHYVCFSHTGAGSSKQTTESNQTNFTYLHSKIAVVISRQRPAGIDIEANNIAWHVVKRFYSESELTILQELSTDQRERTAKLLWQIKESFIKVNQYTLAQGLGMDYSHLIPGLIENNKEINASSLLSNIEDTKRQSVYRIATLQSQQTVIVF; encoded by the coding sequence ATGCCGACTTCCAACCTTACCCAGATACAGTACACTCAACTCGACACCACGACATGGTGTGTGACGGCTCAAGTGAGCGAGTCAATCAGTCATTTAGTCACTGGAAGCTTGTGGAAAAAGTCATTATGGTTGTCATCGTGTAATACGTCGTATAAAGACATCATCAAGCTCAATAGTCTAAATTGGTACTATCAGGTGGCGACAGCACCTAAACACTCAGTACCTGCTCTAGCGCGTAAACAACGTCAGCAGCAGCGACAAGGTGTCAGGCAACTATTGCAAGAGCTGCTCAAAAAATTAGAAATAGATGACACCTTGGATGAGTCAAGCTTTCCCTATCGGCTCGTCAACAGTCAGCATTACGTATGCTTTAGCCATACAGGAGCTGGTAGTTCAAAGCAAACCACAGAATCGAATCAGACAAATTTTACGTATTTACACAGTAAAATAGCGGTTGTTATCAGTCGTCAACGCCCTGCTGGTATCGATATAGAGGCCAATAATATTGCATGGCATGTAGTCAAGCGTTTCTACTCAGAGAGTGAGTTGACTATTTTACAGGAGCTATCTACAGATCAGCGAGAACGCACTGCCAAACTCTTGTGGCAAATAAAAGAAAGCTTTATCAAAGTCAACCAATATACATTAGCTCAAGGCTTGGGTATGGATTACTCTCACCTTATTCCTGGCTTGATTGAAAATAATAAAGAGATTAACGCTTCTTCCCTACTCAGTAATATCGAGGATACGAAGCGCCAATCTGTTTACCGTATTGCCACGTTACAATCGCAGCAAACTGTCATCGTTTTTTGA
- the pal gene encoding peptidoglycan-associated lipoprotein Pal — protein sequence MSISFSKIAVLAVLSSAVAITTGCATKRSTSEVVVAPLGIPGGQVGYNGAVIVDNSNAVITGAENIQAVVYFAFDSSEITAQSASVLNQHVSLLNSNPAATVVIAGHTDERGSREYNMALGERRAQAARNYLAAQGVTANNIRVISYGEERPAAAGNTEDAYAQNRRAELSY from the coding sequence ATGTCAATCAGTTTTTCTAAGATCGCTGTTCTTGCTGTGCTATCAAGCGCTGTTGCGATAACCACCGGTTGTGCTACCAAACGTTCTACCTCAGAAGTTGTCGTTGCCCCACTAGGTATTCCAGGTGGCCAAGTTGGCTACAATGGTGCGGTTATCGTTGATAACTCAAACGCTGTCATCACTGGCGCTGAGAATATTCAAGCAGTGGTCTACTTTGCCTTTGATAGCAGCGAAATTACTGCTCAATCAGCGAGTGTCCTTAACCAACACGTAAGCCTGCTCAATTCAAACCCAGCAGCGACTGTCGTTATCGCAGGTCACACTGATGAGCGCGGTAGCCGTGAATACAACATGGCACTAGGTGAGCGACGCGCACAAGCTGCACGTAACTACCTTGCTGCTCAAGGTGTCACTGCAAACAACATCCGTGTGATTAGCTATGGCGAAGAGCGCCCTGCAGCGGCTGGCAACACAGAAGATGCGTATGCACAAAACCGTCGTGCTGAGCTGTCTTACTAA
- a CDS encoding 3-deoxy-7-phosphoheptulonate synthase — protein MTTSVTHNADIDDVNIEKFIPLITPAELKAELPLSDDAYNTVLKGRNTIQDILDGKDKRLFVVIGPCSIHDIKAAHEYADRLAVLAKEIEDSVFVVMRVYFEKPRTTVGWKGMINDPDMNDSFDIEKGLRTARKLLLDLNEKGLPCATEALDPNTPQYIQDLISWSAIGARTTESQTHREMSSGLSCPVGFKNGTDGGMTVAVNAMQAVKEGHSFLGLSSDGKVSIIKSKGNPYAHVVLRGGNGKPNYDETAVAQVENELAKGKTNSKIMIDSSHANSGKDPYLQPMVIKNVAEQIQNGNKSIIGMMIESHLKGGNQKLTADLSQLEYGKSITDGCLDWDSTVTALRELRDMVKDVLPNR, from the coding sequence ATGACAACATCAGTTACCCATAATGCAGATATTGACGACGTGAATATTGAAAAATTTATTCCTTTGATTACCCCCGCCGAGCTAAAAGCCGAGCTGCCTCTGTCAGACGACGCGTATAACACCGTACTAAAAGGTCGTAATACTATTCAAGATATCTTGGACGGTAAAGACAAGCGTTTGTTTGTGGTCATTGGCCCTTGCTCTATTCACGATATCAAAGCCGCTCACGAATATGCCGATCGTTTGGCCGTATTGGCAAAAGAAATCGAAGACAGTGTATTTGTGGTCATGCGTGTTTATTTCGAAAAACCTCGTACGACGGTTGGCTGGAAAGGCATGATCAACGACCCTGACATGAATGACAGCTTTGATATAGAAAAAGGTTTGCGCACGGCTCGTAAATTGCTACTTGATCTGAATGAAAAAGGTCTACCTTGCGCGACCGAAGCACTTGATCCAAATACACCGCAGTACATTCAGGATCTAATCAGCTGGTCAGCCATTGGTGCACGTACCACTGAGAGCCAAACGCATCGCGAAATGAGCTCTGGCTTATCATGTCCAGTTGGCTTTAAGAACGGTACTGATGGTGGTATGACGGTTGCTGTAAATGCCATGCAAGCGGTTAAAGAAGGTCATAGCTTCTTAGGTCTATCATCAGATGGTAAAGTCTCTATCATCAAATCTAAAGGTAATCCTTACGCGCACGTGGTACTTCGCGGTGGTAACGGCAAGCCTAACTATGATGAAACTGCGGTAGCCCAAGTTGAAAATGAGCTAGCAAAAGGCAAGACCAATAGCAAGATTATGATTGACTCAAGTCATGCTAACTCAGGTAAAGACCCTTACTTACAACCGATGGTTATCAAAAACGTTGCTGAACAAATCCAAAATGGCAATAAATCAATTATCGGTATGATGATTGAGAGTCACTTAAAAGGCGGCAATCAAAAACTGACTGCTGATTTGAGCCAGCTTGAGTATGGTAAATCAATCACCGATGGTTGCCTAGATTGGGATAGTACCGTCACAGCATTACGCGAATTGCGGGATATGGTAAAAGATGTACTACCAAATCGCTAA
- a CDS encoding DUF6231 family protein, with product MTKNTVKRADITLPLLIEYVDALLPSLTTQAEQSPEHNKDNNEALWVIHNHADLLALQAQLDDTTSTNENTEARLNARHLSTLSDLAKQHVPDRYELACFWLPTLSEELTQHYVPLLMRYRDLYAAHLLIALDSSIDLKPYGFTPFDILNELSLNIDDIQSITSSTVTATLWQFNLYDYKQLPNWLNADYWANPENWGKHRW from the coding sequence ATGACAAAAAATACGGTGAAACGCGCAGACATTACCCTACCTTTACTTATAGAGTATGTTGACGCGCTACTACCCTCATTGACGACTCAGGCAGAACAGTCACCTGAGCATAACAAAGATAATAATGAGGCTTTATGGGTAATACATAACCATGCGGATTTATTAGCACTACAAGCACAACTTGACGATACTACATCTACTAATGAGAACACTGAAGCGAGGCTGAACGCACGACACTTATCAACGTTATCAGATCTTGCTAAACAGCATGTACCTGATCGTTATGAGCTTGCTTGCTTTTGGCTTCCCACCTTGTCAGAAGAGCTGACTCAACACTATGTGCCTCTACTCATGCGCTACCGTGACCTGTATGCCGCGCATTTGCTTATTGCATTGGACAGCTCGATAGACTTAAAACCTTACGGCTTTACGCCATTTGATATATTGAATGAGCTATCTCTAAATATTGATGATATTCAATCTATTACCTCATCAACCGTTACTGCGACGCTTTGGCAGTTTAATCTATATGACTACAAACAGCTGCCAAATTGGCTCAATGCTGACTACTGGGCCAACCCTGAAAACTGGGGCAAGCACCGCTGGTAA
- a CDS encoding acyltransferase family protein: MRFRKDINGLRALAVIAVVLFHFNASWMPGGFAGVDVFFVISGFLMTGIIFRGMEQDNFSVLNFYVARANRIIPALALLCLALLFFGWFYLTPLEYKALGKHAASSVGFLSNFVYWKEAGYFDAASHEKWLLHTWSLSVEWQFYVIYPLVLLALRRFLSIKKLKLLLIVGTVLGFIFSAIATYKSPNAAYYLFPTRAWEMMIGGVAYLYPFALQENRKKLVEWTGLILVIASYFLISAENLWPGYLAIFPVLGSFLIIQAQRNDSAITGNIIFQKIGTWSYSIYLWHWPFVVAIYTFYLSNYYIYIGMVLSVLLGFLSYKYVEKINFSRSFPTLLNYLKCKPIYIAGIVGVLGSGLFVTNGFEQHYSDNVLLASNEANNKNPYNCMADNKFPCYIGKKDNIKAIVVGDSHADALTTSLASVYDLKTEGIVALTKASCPFILNIQVFEEEKCLEENIKRMEFLKNNYASVPIFWVARTGVYIYGQLDPSRIKNIQDTQPLIYFTEKYTSVEPALLGELEKNLNTTIREAAKNRPIYLVLPTPEMTFNVPRVVSKELLLGNINSEPFRSEELYLKRNEPIIEIIKKVGASNNVRVLDPTDYLCDSGKCNSLYKGRPIYYDGDHMSEYGNKLLTPMFESALLVKK, from the coding sequence ATGAGGTTTAGAAAGGATATTAATGGCCTTAGAGCACTTGCCGTCATCGCTGTTGTGCTATTCCACTTTAACGCATCTTGGATGCCTGGTGGCTTTGCTGGGGTTGATGTCTTTTTTGTGATCTCAGGTTTTTTAATGACTGGGATTATATTTAGAGGGATGGAGCAAGATAATTTCTCAGTTCTTAATTTTTATGTTGCTCGAGCCAATAGAATCATTCCTGCATTAGCACTACTTTGCTTGGCATTATTGTTCTTTGGCTGGTTTTATCTCACGCCACTAGAATATAAGGCACTAGGCAAACATGCTGCGAGTAGTGTGGGCTTCTTATCTAATTTTGTTTATTGGAAAGAAGCTGGTTACTTTGATGCAGCGTCTCATGAAAAATGGTTATTACATACTTGGTCATTATCGGTAGAATGGCAGTTTTATGTCATCTACCCGTTAGTGCTTCTAGCTTTACGTAGATTTTTATCTATAAAGAAGCTGAAATTACTACTCATCGTTGGTACTGTACTTGGCTTTATATTCTCTGCTATTGCAACCTATAAATCACCTAATGCAGCTTATTATCTATTCCCTACTAGAGCATGGGAGATGATGATTGGCGGGGTTGCTTATCTCTATCCTTTTGCACTACAAGAAAACAGAAAGAAGCTCGTAGAGTGGACAGGTCTAATATTGGTTATTGCCTCTTACTTCTTGATATCAGCAGAAAATTTGTGGCCAGGTTATTTAGCCATCTTCCCAGTACTAGGTTCATTCCTTATTATTCAAGCGCAACGTAATGATAGCGCAATTACAGGCAATATCATCTTTCAGAAAATAGGAACATGGTCTTACTCTATCTACTTATGGCATTGGCCTTTCGTGGTAGCTATCTATACCTTTTACCTGTCTAATTATTACATTTATATAGGGATGGTACTGTCAGTATTGCTTGGCTTCTTAAGTTATAAGTATGTTGAGAAAATTAATTTCTCAAGGAGCTTTCCAACTCTCTTAAATTACTTGAAATGTAAGCCTATATACATTGCTGGAATTGTAGGGGTGCTAGGAAGTGGCCTCTTCGTAACAAATGGTTTTGAACAACACTATTCTGATAATGTTCTATTAGCTTCCAACGAAGCAAATAATAAAAACCCTTATAATTGTATGGCCGATAATAAGTTTCCTTGCTACATAGGAAAAAAAGATAATATCAAAGCTATTGTTGTTGGAGATAGTCATGCAGATGCACTGACTACTTCACTAGCTAGTGTGTATGATTTGAAAACAGAGGGAATAGTTGCGCTGACTAAAGCCTCTTGCCCGTTCATATTAAATATACAAGTTTTTGAAGAAGAGAAATGTCTAGAAGAAAATATTAAAAGAATGGAGTTTCTAAAAAATAATTATGCAAGCGTCCCTATTTTTTGGGTAGCAAGAACAGGAGTCTATATATATGGGCAATTAGACCCAAGCAGAATCAAAAACATTCAAGATACACAACCATTGATATACTTCACTGAAAAATATACTAGCGTCGAACCTGCATTACTTGGAGAGCTAGAAAAGAACCTTAATACTACAATTAGAGAGGCTGCTAAAAACAGGCCTATATATCTAGTCTTACCAACACCAGAAATGACATTTAACGTACCTAGAGTAGTTAGTAAAGAGCTACTACTAGGGAATATAAACAGCGAGCCATTCAGATCAGAAGAACTATACCTTAAAAGAAACGAACCAATAATTGAGATAATCAAGAAAGTTGGAGCTAGCAATAATGTGAGAGTTTTAGACCCCACCGATTATTTATGTGACAGCGGAAAATGTAACTCTTTATACAAAGGTAGACCGATATATTATGATGGTGACCATATGAGTGAATACGGTAACAAATTATTAACCCCTATGTTCGAAAGTGCGCTTTTAGTAAAAAAATGA
- the pepN gene encoding aminopeptidase N — translation MPDVPPHAPSKINLKDYTKPSFDVETVHLDIKLFEDYAQVDSKLEMVRQTAGDIVLFGESLELLTITMNGKTLSTEDYQQEAGKLTIYNAPERATLDIQVRICPQTNTALEGLYMAGSGDDTMFVTQCEPEGFRKITFYPDRPDVLAIFTTRLEADKRYPTLLANGNLVEAGEVADAPDRHYAIWHDPTNKPSYLFACVVADLDVLTDSYTTSEGREVLLELYAKSADIDKCDVGMQALKDAMKWDEVNYGRAYDLDRYMIVAVSQFNMGAMENKGLNIFNTACVLSSPETTTDARSFSVKAIIAHEYFHNWTGNRITCRDWFQLCLKEGFTVYRDQSFSADQQSSAVQRIDDVATLRAHQFSEDAGPLAHPVRPESFVEINNFYTTTVYEKGAEIVRMIANTLGPNDFRKGTDEYFRRYDGQAVTVEDFLSALSITDDKIENFIDWYRQPGTPVVSGSQTYDSAAQTLTITLNQQTRHVKGFDAPKPLPIPVAMALFDKDSGAIVAECMLLLDEATQTFVFENVASEPVVSLLRDFSAPVQLNYDYQDADLAFLLKHETNGFNRWQVTQMLVNRILLEGQGKKSSPDVYLEALAQTLPVLAADDAMLAARLLDIPSAQELASAISQDYDPVLVKEQRDGLYKQVADKLKGQWAELYNNLPMQSYEDSAEARGIRALRNVVLDMALTANVDDAADWAQQQYDNASCMTERFGALKAMVNHQLTGADKYLADFYERFQANDLVIDLWFSVQAAADDVTPDMVKSLLTHTDFDWNTPNRVRSVVSAFSSQPTVLWTAEGLEMYTGVIQKLDDANPVLASRLLQVLARWNTLTEPRRQMAHEQLVDLQKNVSSKHVLESLESVLGAANS, via the coding sequence ATGCCAGATGTACCGCCTCATGCGCCAAGTAAGATTAATCTAAAAGACTATACCAAACCAAGTTTTGATGTCGAGACAGTACATTTAGATATTAAGCTGTTTGAAGACTACGCGCAGGTAGACAGTAAGCTTGAGATGGTACGCCAAACGGCAGGGGATATTGTTTTATTTGGTGAGTCATTAGAGCTGCTAACGATTACGATGAATGGTAAGACGCTGAGCACTGAGGATTATCAGCAGGAAGCGGGTAAGCTGACGATTTATAATGCCCCTGAGCGAGCTACTTTAGACATTCAAGTGCGTATCTGCCCACAGACCAACACCGCGCTTGAAGGTTTATATATGGCAGGTAGTGGTGACGACACGATGTTTGTGACGCAGTGCGAGCCAGAAGGTTTCCGTAAGATTACTTTCTATCCTGATCGCCCTGATGTGCTAGCGATATTTACCACGCGACTTGAAGCAGATAAGCGCTATCCGACGTTATTGGCCAATGGTAACTTAGTCGAAGCAGGTGAAGTAGCCGATGCGCCCGACCGTCATTACGCAATCTGGCATGATCCAACCAATAAGCCAAGCTATCTATTTGCCTGTGTGGTTGCCGATTTAGATGTATTGACAGATTCTTATACGACCAGCGAAGGTCGAGAAGTCTTGCTTGAGTTGTATGCCAAGTCTGCTGATATCGATAAATGTGATGTCGGTATGCAAGCCCTAAAAGATGCGATGAAATGGGATGAGGTCAATTACGGGCGAGCCTACGATCTAGATCGCTATATGATTGTGGCGGTCAGCCAATTCAATATGGGTGCAATGGAAAATAAGGGTTTGAATATTTTTAACACCGCTTGTGTGTTATCTAGCCCTGAAACAACCACCGATGCACGCAGTTTTAGCGTAAAAGCCATTATTGCTCATGAGTATTTTCATAACTGGACTGGTAACCGTATTACCTGCCGCGATTGGTTTCAACTGTGCTTGAAAGAAGGCTTTACCGTTTACCGTGATCAGTCATTCTCAGCAGACCAACAGTCAAGTGCGGTACAGCGTATTGATGATGTGGCGACCTTGCGTGCACATCAATTCAGCGAAGATGCAGGTCCATTAGCGCATCCAGTACGTCCAGAGAGTTTTGTTGAGATTAATAATTTTTATACGACGACTGTCTATGAGAAAGGCGCTGAAATTGTGCGTATGATTGCCAATACGTTAGGGCCAAATGATTTCCGCAAAGGAACAGACGAATATTTCCGTCGTTATGATGGACAAGCGGTAACGGTTGAGGACTTTTTATCAGCACTGAGTATCACTGATGACAAAATCGAGAATTTTATTGATTGGTATCGTCAACCTGGTACGCCAGTGGTATCGGGTTCTCAAACCTATGATAGCGCAGCACAGACGCTGACCATCACTTTGAATCAGCAAACACGCCATGTCAAAGGCTTTGATGCGCCAAAACCATTGCCGATACCTGTAGCAATGGCATTGTTTGATAAAGACTCAGGCGCTATCGTCGCTGAATGTATGTTATTGCTTGACGAGGCGACGCAAACCTTTGTCTTTGAAAACGTTGCGAGCGAGCCTGTCGTATCATTACTACGTGATTTTAGTGCGCCAGTACAGCTTAACTATGACTACCAAGATGCAGACTTAGCGTTTTTGCTTAAGCATGAAACTAATGGATTTAACCGCTGGCAGGTTACTCAAATGCTGGTAAATCGTATTTTGCTGGAAGGCCAAGGTAAGAAGAGCAGCCCTGATGTATACCTAGAAGCATTGGCGCAGACGCTGCCTGTCTTAGCGGCTGACGATGCGATGCTAGCGGCACGGTTACTTGATATTCCATCAGCGCAAGAGTTGGCTTCTGCTATTTCTCAAGACTACGATCCAGTGTTGGTTAAAGAGCAGCGCGATGGGCTATACAAGCAAGTGGCTGATAAGTTAAAAGGCCAATGGGCTGAGCTGTACAATAACCTGCCAATGCAGTCTTATGAGGACAGCGCTGAAGCTCGAGGTATTCGTGCACTGCGTAATGTCGTACTCGATATGGCGTTGACTGCCAATGTGGATGATGCAGCAGACTGGGCACAGCAGCAGTATGATAATGCGAGCTGTATGACTGAGCGCTTTGGTGCATTGAAGGCCATGGTCAATCATCAATTGACAGGTGCAGATAAGTACTTAGCAGACTTCTATGAGCGTTTCCAAGCAAATGATTTGGTTATCGATCTGTGGTTCAGTGTACAAGCTGCCGCTGACGATGTAACGCCTGATATGGTCAAGTCGCTACTGACGCACACGGACTTTGATTGGAATACGCCTAACCGTGTCCGTTCAGTTGTCAGCGCTTTTAGCTCGCAACCGACGGTACTCTGGACGGCAGAAGGTCTAGAGATGTATACAGGCGTGATTCAGAAATTAGATGATGCCAATCCTGTATTAGCCTCACGCTTACTGCAAGTACTGGCCCGCTGGAATACGTTGACTGAGCCTCGCCGTCAAATGGCGCATGAGCAGCTGGTAGATTTACAGAAGAATGTCTCATCTAAACATGTGCTCGAAAGCTTGGAGAGTGTATTAGGTGCTGCAAATAGCTAA